The Vicia villosa cultivar HV-30 ecotype Madison, WI linkage group LG1, Vvil1.0, whole genome shotgun sequence genome includes a region encoding these proteins:
- the LOC131643821 gene encoding uncharacterized protein LOC131643821: MVQIHNDHSHHYVHSNVSLLEFSLLGVTVKDYSTFEFLFASRYDNPAAPAAPSVRLRKTTSNHFKGIKIHGYVDIYNDPISTSRFFEAQSELNKLLLQEEDYWKQRAKLHWLTEGDRNTRFFHQTATARNKFKHIDMLREEDGMEIRDHEGLCAAAKKYFEELFTASHSNHEPVLSLVQPVVTNEDNSRLLKPISKEELHMALCDMHPNKSPGPDGFNPAFYQNFWEICGDDIWRAASDWLTRGYFPSSITDTNICLIPKGNTPQSMKDYRPISLCNVVYKIVSKTLATRMKFLLDKCVAEEQSAFVEGRSILDNAMVAMEVIHALKRRTKGSKAGLALKIDISKAYDRVDWSFLRGMLVRMGFANEWIHWIMMCVTSVHYTVLVNSDSVGPIEPGRGLRQGDPLSPYLFILITEGLSKLIKHATASGNIHGIQICRGAPPVSHLLFADDCFLFCRANLSEVEEIMKVINIYGMASGQEINLSKSEVFFSNNLSRPAQEDLASIMGVRHVLGTGKYLGLPSLIGRSKKATFSYIKDRIWNRINSWKGRSFSRAGKEVMIKSVLQAIPSYVMSIFILPDTFIKEIEIMLNFFWWGGGNTRGGIRWMAWDRLTRSKKEGGLGFRDFKAFNMAMVAKQGWSLISKPHALASRIIKARYFPNNSFFEANIGYNPSFVWRSIWKSREVLSLGCRWMVGDGRSIAVMNEPWCRGSIHSRLRGPQKQEAYSTTIHDLMLPNVKQWNTEVVSSIFDAVDTDLILQVPLLEDVTEDTLIWKEEQDGKYSVRSGYRLWRMAFHNHENGNVTEDWNSIWNIVAPPKVKHLLWRICSGCLPTRSHLRQRFVMCPLECEFCNHQLEDEWHLFIGCEATNLCWRSSGLSNLIDSRLHIFNNFTALIFDICKKEDKKLAGRFAVMIELMWKNRNDLIWNQEREEASKLGLSAFHRWNDWFHAQEVSGYSVHSQYEVEWRPPPLGWIKCNVDAAFNNNNGTTNRGWCMRNHLGNFISAGTTWDPGTLSVFEAEAFEG; the protein is encoded by the coding sequence TTATGATAACCCTGCTGCACCTGCTGCACCTTCAGTAAGACTTAGGAAAACCACATCAAATCATTTCAAAGGTATCAAAATTCATGGGTACGTTGACATATACAATGATCCGATATCTACGAGTCGGTTTTTCGAGGCACAATCCGAACTAAATAAATTATTGCTTCAGGAAGAAGATTATTGGAAGCAAAGAGCGAAACTGCACTGGTTGACTGAAGGAGACCGTAACACTCGTTTTTTCCACCAAACGGCGACAGCTCGTAATAAATTTAAGCATATTGATATGCTTAGAGAGGAAGACGGGATGGAAATTCGAGACCATGAGGGGTTGTGTGCTGCTGcgaaaaaatattttgaagagtTATTTACAGCCTCGCATAGTAACCATGAGCCGGTTCTCTCACTTGTACAACCTGTGGTGACTAACGAGGACAACAGTAGGTTATTGAAACCTATATCCAAAGAGGAACTTCATATGGCCCTGTGTGACATGCACCCTAATAAATCACCGGGACCTGACGGTTTTAATCCTGCCTTTTACCAAAACTTTTGGGAGATATGTGGTGATGACATTTGGAGGGCAGCTTCTGATTGGTTAACTAGAGGTTACTTCCCTTCATCCATTACCGATACAAATATATGTCTGATTCCCAAAGGAAATACGCCTCAAAGTATGAAGGATTATAGACCCATTTCCCTTTGTAATGTGGTGTATAAAATCGTCTCGAAAACTCTTGCGACCAGGATGAAATTTCTGTTGGATAAATGTGTGGCGGAAGAGCAATCCGCTTTTGTTGAAGGAAGATCTATCCTTGACAATGCAATGGTAGCTATGGAAGTCATTCATGCGCTAAAACGGAGAACTAAAGGAAGCAAAGCTGGTTTGGCCTTGAAAATTGATATTAGTAAGGCTTATGACAGAGTAGATTGGAGTTTCTTAAGAGGAATGTTAGTGCGGATGGGTTTTGCGAATGAATGGATACATTGGATTATGATGTGTGTTACATCGGTACACTATACCGTTCTTGTGAACTCGGACAGTGTGGGACCAATCGAACCAGGGAGAGGACTCAGGCAAGGAGACCCACTGTCTCCTTACCTGTTTATTCTTATTACAGAAGGACTATCCAAGCTCATAAAACATGCAACTGCTAGCGGGAATATTCATGGGATCCAAATTTGTAGAGGGGCACCTCCGGTGTCCCATCTACTctttgctgacgattgttttttattttgcagggcaAATCTATCTGAAGTCGAAGAGATCATGAAAGTGATTAATATTTATGGAATGGCATCAGGACAAGAGATCAATTTGTCTAAATCAGAGGTTTTTTTCAGCAACAATTTGTCCAGACCGGCCCAAGAGGATTTGGCGAGTATTATGGGTGTGCGACACGTTTTGGGGACTGGAAAATATCTGGGTTTGCCGTCTTTGATAGGAAGAAGCAAAAAGGCCACTTTTTCTTATATTAAGGACCGTATTTGGAACAGAATAAATTCTTGGAAGGGGCGGAGTTTCTCAAGAGCAGGTAAGGAAGTCATGATCAAATCGGTCCTTCAGGCTATTCCATCCTATGTGATGAGTATTTTCATCCTTCCGGATACTTTCATTAAGGAGATCGAGATCATGCTAAACTTTTTTTGGTGGGGTGGCGGGAACACGAGGGGAGGGATACGGTGGATGGCCTGGGATAGATTGACGCGTTCTAAGAAGGAGGGGGGTCTTGGTTTTCGGGATTTCAAGGCGTTTAATATGGCAATGGTGGCAAAACAAGGATGGAGTCTCATTTCTAAACCGCATGCCTTGGCTTCCAGAATTATTAAAGCAAGGTATTTCCCAAATAATTCCTTTTTTGAAGCAAATATTGGTTACAATCCTAGTTTTGTGTGGCGAAGTATTTGGAAGTCCCGAGAGGTTTTAAGTTTGGGATGTAGGTGGATGGTGGGGGATGGTAGAAGTATTGCGGTAATGAATGAACCATGGTGTCGGGGGAGCATTCATTCTAGATTGAGAGGACCTCAGAAACAAGAAGCGTATTCTACTACAATTCACGATCTCATGTTGCCTAATGTGAAACAATGGAACACTGAAGTTGTTAGTTCTATTTTTGATGCGGTAGATACGGATTTGATTTTACAGGTTCCTCTCTTGGAAGATGTTACGGAGGATACTTTAATTTGGAAGGAGGAGCAGGATGGGAAGTATAGTGTAAGATCAGGATACCGTCTTTGGCGTATGGCTTTTCATAACCATGAGAATGGGAACGTTACTGAAGATTGGAATAGTATTTGGAATATTGTAGCACCACCAAAAGTGAAACATCTATTATGGAGGATCTGTTCAGGTTGCCTCCCAACTCGATCTCACCTTAGGCAACGCTTTGTCATGTGCCCCTTGGAGTGCGAATTTTGCAATCATCAGTTGGAGGACGAGTGGCATCTCTTTATAGGATGCGAGGCTACTAATCTTTGTTGGAGATCTTCAGGTTTGTCCAATCTTATTGATTCCCGTCTTCACATATTTAACAATTTTACGGCTCTTATTTTCGATATTTGTAAAAAAGAAGATAAGAAGCTAGCGGGGAGATTTGCGGTGATGATTGAATTAATGTGGAAGAATAGGAACGACCTTATTTGGAACCAAGAAAGAGAAGAAGCATCTAAATTGGGTTTATCTGCGTTCCACAGGTGGAATGATTGGTTTCATGCTCAGGAGGTTAGCGGTTATTCTGTTCATTCACAATATGAGGTGGAGTGGAGGCCTCCGCCATTGGGTTGGATAAAATGTAATGTTGACGCagcttttaataataacaatggTACTACAAATAGAGGCTGGTGTATGCgcaatcatttgggaaatttcaTCAGTGCAGGTACTACTTGGGATCCAGGGACGCTTAGTGTTTTTGAAGCGGAagcttttgaaggatag
- the LOC131639142 gene encoding probable receptor-like protein kinase At2g23200, with amino-acid sequence MAIQHSFILLTFLLQFSSLQFPSLGLYNLQDTYFINCGSDYDVKENNKLYIGESNPSYPKKIFGISSTVTNQSSVPSTLYQTARIFNSESSYQFTTVPNNTYMVRFHFLSFSSPTNLSSAKFSVSVPGFHLLQNFDAKNTTNSPLIKEYFVKIIRKRFKITFIPQNSSFAFVNAIELFMLPIHFIPDSVARFTYIGSTGRGLSTFSDDFLSRALETKHRLNVGGETVTRLTDNLSRNWLPDDNYITTPQNAKNSSFGGDLKRTANDESDGPNSNQYIAPDSVYQNAKESKNGSDGLNISWSVPVEKNIDHFLRLHFCDFSNLQPGLTTFFLYIYDTYVQNVNDDGTGISLQLNDPYYYDFVVRSDGSGLLKVTVTPNVTAFVANAFLNGLELMKVIEPSGLIPLDDLDSNSKVSVPMVVGSAVGGLVLVSAVVAVLLWIRKIRKQRPVENSSWLPVRAAAGWSNHSRLTDGTTTQGSPLPNINLGLKISLLDIQLATENFKAERIIGKGGFGNVYKGVLKDGKSVAVKRSEPGSGQGLPEFQAEIMVLSKIRHRHLVSLIGYCDERFEMILVYEYMEKGTLRDVLYNTNLSSFLSWKQRLEICIGAARGLHYLHKGATGGIIHRDVKSTNILLDENLVAKVADFGLSRTGPLDQHSYVSTGVKGTFGYLDPEYFRSQQLTEKSDVYSFGVVLLEVLCARPALDPALPREQVNLAEWGVFCKEKGILEDIIDPTIKGQIDQNSLRKFSETVEKCLQDDGSDRPSMGDVLWDLEYALQLQRGTIIREPHEDSSSSASVSIQLPNVRHFPSLSTLSETDDMSIGRITDESVNAEDSVFSQLNIGDAR; translated from the coding sequence ATGGCAATTCAACACTCTTTCATTTTACTtacttttcttcttcaattctcatcATTACAATTCCCCTCACTCGGATTATACAATCTCCAAGACACTTACTTCATCAACTGCGGATCAGATTACGACGTTAAAGAAAATAACAAGCTATATATTGGTGAATCAAATCCTTCTTACCCTAAAAAAATATTCGGCATAAGCTCCACTGTAACTAATCAATCATCAGTACCTTCAACTCTCTACCAAACAGCAAGAATTTTCAATTCTGAATCTTCCTACCAATTCACTACCGTCCCAAACAACACCTACATGGTACGTTTCCATTTCCTTTCCTTCTCTTCGCCTACTAACCTTTCCTCTGCTAAATTCAGCGTTTCTGTTCCCGGTTTCCATCTCTTACAAAATTTTGACGCCAAAAACACCACCAACTCTCCTTTAATAAAAGAGTATTTTGTCAAAATCATCCGAAAAAgattcaaaatcactttcatacCTCAAAACTCATCATTCGCCTTTGTTAATGCAATAGAACTCTTTATGCTCCCTATTCATTTTATCCCCGATTCAGTCGCACGTTTCACTTACATCGGTTCTACTGGTCGAGGCCTATCTACTTTCAGTGACGATTTCCTCTCTCGAGCGTTGGAAACTAAACACCGTCTCAACGTTGGTGGCGAAACTGTCACTAGATTAACCGATAACTTATCGAGAAATTGGTTACCTGATGATAATTATATAACTACTCCACAGAACGCTAAGAATAGTTCCTTTGGCGGTGATTTAAAACGCACTGCAAATGATGAATCTGATGgtccaaattcaaatcaatatatAGCTCCAGATAGTGTTTATCAAAATGCCAAAGAGAGTAAAAACGGTTCTGACGGTTTAAACATAAGTTGGAGTGTTCCTGTGGAGAAGAATATTGATCATTTTCTTAGGCTTCACTTTTGTGACTTTTCAAATCTACAGCCTGGTCTTACAACTTTCTTTCTCTACATTTATGACACTTATGTTCAAAATGTAAATGATGATGGCACAGGTATATCACTTCAGTTGAATGATCCTTATTATTATGATTTTGTGGTTCGCTCCGATGGCTCTGGGCTATTGAAGGTTACTGTAACTCCTAATGTGACGGCTTTTGTAGCAAACGCATTTTTAAACGGATTAGAACTAATGAAAGTGATTGAACCATCAGGTTTGATTCCGTTAGATGATTTGGATTCAAATTCAAAGGTTAGTGTTCCTATGGTAGTGGGTTCGGCTGTGGGAGGTTTAGTTCTGGTTTCTGCTGTGGTGGCTGTGTTGCTTTGGATTAGAAAAATCAGGAAACAAAGGCCTGTTGAGAATTCCAGTTGGTTGCCCGTTCGAGCAGCCGCGGGATGGAGCAATCATAGTAGATTAACTGATGGAACAACAACTCAAGGCTCACCTCTGCCTAACATAAATCTTGGATTGAAAATCTCCTTGCTTGATATTCAACTTGCAACGGAGAATTTCAAAGCAGAGAGGATAATTGGAAAGGGTGGTTTTGGAAATGTTTATAAGGGAGTTCTCAAGGATGGAAAGAGTGTGGCAGTGAAAAGAAGTGAACCAGGATCAGGTCAAGGACTTCCTGAATTTCAAGCAGAGATAATGGTTTTGTCCAAAATTCGTCACAGGCACCTTGTTTCCTTAATAGGGTATTGTGATGAAAGGTTTGAGATGATACTTGTTTATGAGTACATGGAAAAAGGGACACTTAGAGACGTTTTGTACAACACAAATTTGTCTAGTTTTTTAAGTTGGAAGCAAAGGCTTGAGATTTGTATCGGTGCTGCTAGAGGTCTTCATTATCTACACAAAGGTGCTACTGGTGGAATAATTCACCGCGATGTGAAATCCACAAACATATTGCTTGATGAGAATCTTGTTGCCAAAGTTGCTGATTTTGGTCTTTCAAGAACTGGTCCTCTTGATCAGCATTCTTATGTCAGTACAGGTGTTAAAGGAACATTTGGGTATCTCGATCCAGAGTACTTTAGATCACAACAGCTAACAGAAAAATCTGATGTTTATTCATTCGGCGTGGTTCTACTTGAAGTGCTGTGTGCAAGACCGGCCCTTGATCCTGCGCTTCCAAGGGAACAGGTGAACTTGGCTGAGTGGGGTGTTttttgcaaagaaaaaggaatattGGAAGATATTATTGATCCTACCATTAAGGGGCAGATTGATCAAAACTCACTAAGAAAATTTAGTGAGACAGTGGAAAAATGCTTACAAGATGATGGCAGTGATAGGCCTTCGATGGGTGATGTATTGTGGGACTTGGAATATGCTTTGCAGCTTCAGAGAGGTACAATAATTAGAGAACCTCATGAGGATAGTTCTAGCAGTGCTTCTGTATCAATTCAATTGCCTAATGTTCGCCATTTTCCTTCTTTGTCTACACTGAGTGAAACGGATGACATGTCTATTGGGAGGATTACTGATGAATCAGTTAATGCAGAGGATTCTGTTTTCTCTCAGTTGAATATTGGTGATGCTAGATAG